TCAACACCCAATTGGTCAAGGTGGTCCTCGAGCTGAGAGAACGACTTCTTGAGCGACTTGCGAGGAATCATGGCGCGGTTCTTGAGAGACTTGCGCATCTTGGCCTCGTTGCGGATGAGCTTGTGCTTCTCACGGATCAACTCGGCCTTCTGGagaatctcctcctcagactcATCGCCAACATCCGAGTCGGACTTGTAGAAGCCCTCCTTCTCGAgacgctcctcctcctcctcgagcgcGGCAAGCTTGGCGTCGATATCTGGGTCGACATAGTCGTAGACGTTTTTGCCATCGTAAATCTCGGGGATCTTGTCGTACTTCCATTctgggttggcgaggagatAATCCCTCTTGAGATCGACGTTGAAcacaccggcaccaccattCTCGAACTCCTCGTCGCGAGccaaccttcttctttcgGGGTCGTTCTTGTCGTACTTCTTCATGTTCTTGATGGCTTCTGGGACAAAAGTCTCGCGAGTAACACCACCCATAGGCTGGGCAACGTGAATACGGGCCATAACCTCGGTAAGGCGAGAGCCCatgttgccgctgctgccagtGCCAGCCTTCAACTTTTGAGAGACACGCTCAGCGAGGAGACGCTCGCAAACGTGGTTCTTGACGTCCTGAACACCCTCCTGGGTGGCGCACGAAGCACGGAGAAGCTCGACATCGCCAGACttgacgaggttgttgagctcgGCCTGCATCTCTGgctccaactcctcaaatTTCTTCACATCCATCTTGTTCAAGACGACAAAGACCATCTTGTTGGCGAAAAGGGGCTTGATCGACTTGAAGAGGTTGATTTGCGCCTTCAATGAGTAACCGCACTGCTCGCTGATGTCGATGAAGAAGCAAATGGCGGCTCTGAGATGGGCAAGGGCGGTAACGGACTGCATTTCGATGGTGTTCATTTCCTCGAGGGGGTGGTCGAGAATACCGGGGGTGTCGATTACTTGATAGCGGAGGTACTTGTAGTCAAGATGACCGACGAACAAGCTCTTGGTTGTGAAAGCATACGGCTCAACGGGGGTATCGGCCCTGGTGACGGAGCTGACGAACGAACTCTTGCCGACGTTGGGGAAACCGGCAACGAGGAGAGTACGGGTGGTGGGATTGATGTCGGGCAATCTGGCCAAATGCTGTCTGACCTGGTCGAGATAGGCGAGAGGGTCTTTTAGCCTCTTGATGAGAGTGGCCATACGACCGAGAGCGGCCCTCTTGAGCTGCTTGCACTGGTACAAACTCTGAGAGTACTTGAGGAGACGGACGTAGTCGCGAGAGATGGTCTCGATCAAGTGCTTGGCTGTCGAGACCTGGCCGAGGGCCACCTTGAAATGGTCGGCATCTGTTGAACCAAATCGTCAGCACCATTCCGagcttcacctcctccaaatccagcAAAACGCACCATAGAGAATATTCATCAAGTCGCGGTGGAAGGGATGCTGATCCGTGAGGATGGGAAAGCTGGAAACAATGGCGCCGAACTTTTCGCTGCATGTTTCCTGTGTGAACCTGGGGTTGAAGGTTAGCGTTCCGTTCGAGATTGTCGTCGACTTCGAAGTGGTATGCGACGATGGAGAGGCATCGCGAGGTGTACTGACTTGACCTTGCGGGTATAGAAGGCGCGAATTCTGCTGACTGTAGGCGCATGGTGTTAGCAAACTGTTGATCCCATTGTCCTCATCGTTGTCCAGGTTCTACGTACTCTTGAAGCCAGCACGGACTTGATTGCGATTTTCGAGTCAGCAACAGTGTTCCTACAAGCAGTCCTATTCGATGTACGCACTCTGAGTGGGCAATCTCCTCTGTGTCCGCCTGTGGTACTGTTAGCATCACCCATCCCAGTCTTGAGGGTCGAAAATATCTTCAACTTACGAGAGGATGATATCAATAAACTCCTGCGCCCTGCATCCAGCAAAAAGAATCAGTCAGTTTTGTCCCAGCGTTGTCCTTGTTGAAATTGAATATCCTTACGTAGGCACGGGCGCAATATCCTTCCACGTCATGTCGGGCAACTGTCTTGTCTGTCGTTGTCCGGGGAAGTGATAAggaggtgtggtggtggtgggtgaggtttggggggggggtgtgggcgtgggtgaagaaggcgaaaaAGAGTATCGCAGCGTCCTAGCGGGGCGGTGTCGATTTGGCCGACCGCAGAACTCGCCTCGAAATATTTTTTTCCAGCCCGCAGAAGATTTTTGATAAGATAAGAAAGCGGTGTGTGTGGGAATTCCAGGCGAGTGGGGCTGGTGCCAAGATGTCAGTGGAGTTCAAGCTGGTCAGCAAGGTACCGGGGCCACATTGAACACAACGGCTGGACCCTTGAACGGGTTGCTCCTTGCCATCTCAAGAATATTGAAAGGATTGTTTCCTAAGGTGTGGTCGACGACAGAAAGCTAAGGTATAGCTCCTGAGCTCCCAACTAGCTATAACTGAGCCCTGATATTTCCAAACATCATACAGTAGAATAATCGACACCATAACAATGTGCACTTACACCCCTTTCCAGCCCCGCCTGTCGGCACGAAAAGCAGCCAATTACCCCACCATGCATCCCGCGATCAAAAAATCCAATCTTTTTCATGGTGGGGCAACCCATATGCGCCTCGATGACGGTTAAGCCATAACTTCGATAACCACTCCCAAAATACCATCTTGCTTCCACTTCAACCCCCTTTGATACCCCAaatcccaccaccgcccaccatgTCCGAGCTCCCCCAATACAAGAAAGACTTCCTCAAATCCGCCATCGACGGCAACATCCTCAAATTCggctccttcctcctcaaatcaGGCCGCACCTCCCCATACTTCTTCAATGCCGGCGACTTCTACCGCGCCGACCTCCTGaactccatctccaccgcctaCGCCCTCACAatcgactccctccccatccagtACGACATCATCTTCGGCCCCGCCTACAAGGGCatccccctcgccaccgccgccaccatcaagctcgGCCAGATTAACCCCGACAAGTACGCCTCGGTCGAGTACTCGTTCGACcgcaaggaggccaaggaccACGGCGAGGGCGGCAATATCGTCGGCGCCCCCTTAAAGGGAAAGAGAGTCCTCATCGTGGACGATGTCATCACCGCTGGCACCGCCAAGAGGgaggccatcgccaagattgagaaggagggcggCATCGTAGCTGGCATCGTTGTTGCGTTGGACAGGATGGAGAAGCTTCCGGCcaaggatggggatgattCCAAGCCTGGGCCGTCTGCGCTGGgcgagttgaagaaggagtaCAACCTGCCGATTTATGCTATTTTGACATTGGATGATATTATTGAGGGGATCAAGGGcttggttggagaggaggatatcaagCGGACTGAGGAGTATAGGGAGAAGTACAAAGCTACTGACTAAAGTGCCTGTGAAAAAAGGAAATGAAAAAATATGGCAGAGATAGGCTTCTAGATCAACATGAGGGGATGCCGGTCATCTCTAATGGGACTTCTGAGGACTGCGTCGAAGCTCTCTGATCTTGGAATCGAGTCACTATGCCCGTGCAACAGCAAGGTAATCCTCACACGAAAGTTACCATGTTTCGACATCAACGGTTACATATCCCCTGTCTATTTCAAAAACGAGGTCCAAGTTGGTTCGGATCTCCCTATTCTGCTGCTCGGAATCCATGTCCAGTCGCTGCCTCGTATAGCAGTCTGTTGCCATCGGAAGATATCAGAAACACTACTCTGGTTTCCCAGAAAGATCAAACACCTGCAAAACAACTTCGTTAGTCCTCCACAACACCTCTCTCATGAATTCACAACAGCAAAGCACTCACCATATCattccaccccccacccccaaactgCGCCTTGCTTGGCCCCAGGTTTTTGTACCCAAACCTCTCATAATATCCCACCAGATAATCCTGGCAAATcaatcccaccccctcccccagccccaTACCCTTCACCTGCTGCAAATACGCCTTCATGATCATCTTGCCTATCCCGCATCCCTGAAGTCCAGGCAAAACAGCAAGTGAATGCAGCGCCACCAGCCCCCCCGTCTCCTGATGGCCCACCTCGGCAGACTTCCCTTGTCGTGTCCGCCAGTCTTTGGGGTAGTCCATATCAGCGTCACTGACGACTTTGCCAGTCCCACGAGTGGAGACGATATGCGCCAGTAGCACCGATACGGCGCCATCAGCCCGGTCGGTTTCCACCGGGCGGGCGGTGGAAAGGGTGGGGAGCttgcaggaggagggaagctGGGAGGGGATGACGGTGCAGAAGACGCCGAGGGAGAGTTCGGGGCAGGTGGTGAGGCGGTATTCGAACTGGGAAGGGTGTTAGCAAAGCCTCATTGATATGTTGAGAAAAGAACCATGGGTTTTACCTTCTCAGGGGACGCCCTATGGTCAgggttggggaaggcggCGTTCTCCAATTGCACGCATGACGGTGCGTCAGAGACGGTCAGGGGTCTGATGTTTGGGAAAAAGGGGAACGGAAGCGCCTTCTGAAGCCTCGACTCGGGAGAGTCTTTCTCTGCTCGTCGCTTCTGACTGAGTGTCTTTTGCAGTTGGGCAAAGTCTCCGTCGGCATCGGAGGACTCGTCAATGGCTTGATCTCCATCGACGGGGCCTGGGCTGGCtgtggttggagggttgaCGTCCTCCCTCGCCGGCTGTTGTTCAATTTGGGAGACCATGTTTGAAAACGGGATGCTGTGCTGTGTCGTGTGCCGCTGTGCTAGCTACACAGTGAAGTCTGCGGTGAAATATGAATAAGAAAATGCAATATTACACCACGTGGTCAAGTCAAGGCCAGTGACACCCGAAATGacttgtgatgatgataaacACAATGGAGAGATGATCGGCTAGGTATTCGAAAGATATCAAACTTGAATGCCTCGAGGTTGTAAGGTGGAAACGGTCAAGAACCGAGCGAAGCAACGTTGTATCACCGGTACTCTTTACCACCAGGCTGGGAAGAAGGTACGAAGGCCAAGCGTCAACGGAGCAGTATGGGTGCCCAAACTCACTTCCACAAACCAGTCATGAGATCCCCAAATGTCTAAGCTGCAGATCCACCTTGCGAGCGGGAACTTGCAAAAGGGAACGACAGAAGACGCCTTTGCCCCTCGGTCAGTGGAATTTTGCTGTCATTCGCCTGTCAAACAGGACCCCTGGTGGACCCTGACGTTGGCAGGTGTCAATATC
The window above is part of the Podospora bellae-mahoneyi strain CBS 112042 chromosome 3, whole genome shotgun sequence genome. Proteins encoded here:
- a CDS encoding hypothetical protein (EggNog:ENOG503P26K; COG:K), which codes for MVSQIEQQPAREDVNPPTTASPGPVDGDQAIDESSDADGDFAQLQKTLSQKRRAEKDSPESRLQKALPFPFFPNIRPLTVSDAPSCVQLENAAFPNPDHRASPEKFEYRLTTCPELSLGVFCTVIPSQLPSSCKLPTLSTARPVETDRADGAVSVLLAHIVSTRGTGKVVSDADMDYPKDWRTRQGKSAEVGHQETGGLVALHSLAVLPGLQGCGIGKMIMKAYLQQVKGMGLGEGVGLICQDYLVGYYERFGYKNLGPSKAQFGGGGWNDMVFDLSGKPE
- the URA5 gene encoding orotate phosphoribosyltransferase (BUSCO:EOG09264O9F; COG:F; EggNog:ENOG503NY1H), with protein sequence MSELPQYKKDFLKSAIDGNILKFGSFLLKSGRTSPYFFNAGDFYRADLLNSISTAYALTIDSLPIQYDIIFGPAYKGIPLATAATIKLGQINPDKYASVEYSFDRKEAKDHGEGGNIVGAPLKGKRVLIVDDVITAGTAKREAIAKIEKEGGIVAGIVVALDRMEKLPAKDGDDSKPGPSALGELKKEYNLPIYAILTLDDIIEGIKGLVGEEDIKRTEEYREKYKATD
- the NOG1 gene encoding Nucleolar GTP-binding protein 1 (BUSCO:EOG092619NK; EggNog:ENOG503NUDD; COG:S): MTWKDIAPVPTAQEFIDIILSRTQRRLPTQISRIRAFYTRKVKFTQETCSEKFGAIVSSFPILTDQHPFHRDLMNILYDADHFKVALGQVSTAKHLIETISRDYVRLLKYSQSLYQCKQLKRAALGRMATLIKRLKDPLAYLDQVRQHLARLPDINPTTRTLLVAGFPNVGKSSFVSSVTRADTPVEPYAFTTKSLFVGHLDYKYLRYQVIDTPGILDHPLEEMNTIEMQSVTALAHLRAAICFFIDISEQCGYSLKAQINLFKSIKPLFANKMVFVVLNKMDVKKFEELEPEMQAELNNLVKSGDVELLRASCATQEGVQDVKNHVCERLLAERVSQKLKAGTGSSGNMGSRLTEVMARIHVAQPMGGVTRETFVPEAIKNMKKYDKNDPERRRLARDEEFENGGAGVFNVDLKRDYLLANPEWKYDKIPEIYDGKNVYDYVDPDIDAKLAALEEEEERLEKEGFYKSDSDVGDESEEEILQKAELIREKHKLIRNEAKMRKSLKNRAMIPRKSLKKSFSQLEDHLDQLGVDTQEIDLRGRAAVRETRGRSVGARSRTGTVDPDAMDVDNAPSARDRLRSQSRPRDRSVMATNRREDGVTDELVRTKVERQAKLAQRKMNRMARQGEADRHIGATMPKHLFSGKRTIGKTSSR